A section of the Clostridium felsineum DSM 794 genome encodes:
- a CDS encoding sugar kinase — MSKIVTLGEIMLRLSPEGYDRFSQAKQFNAFYGGSEANVAVSLANFGKEVSYVTKLPDNAIAQCAINELRKYGVLTNDIVRGGERIGLYFCENGESQRPAKLVYDRKDSAIAKAKREDFDWDKIFEGAEWFHFSGITPALSEECAKITLDAVKSAKKKGLTVSIDLNYRENLWDAPTFSKAIRELLQYCDVALGSMEEAEMAIGEGIGEDCNTVLKKFVEKFGLKYATIILRNRFTAEDVDWTAVLYDGKDFYNAKKYDIHVVDNIGGGDAFAASLIYAITSKLSNQEIIEFATAGSCLKYSMNGDVNLSTVEEVETLMNGDGSGKVSR; from the coding sequence ATGAGCAAAATAGTAACATTAGGAGAAATAATGCTTAGACTTTCACCAGAAGGCTATGATAGATTTTCTCAAGCAAAACAATTCAATGCATTTTATGGTGGAAGTGAAGCAAACGTAGCAGTTTCACTTGCTAACTTCGGAAAAGAAGTTAGCTATGTAACTAAGCTTCCAGATAACGCTATAGCACAATGTGCAATAAATGAATTAAGAAAATATGGTGTTCTTACAAACGATATCGTACGTGGAGGAGAAAGAATAGGTCTTTATTTCTGTGAAAACGGCGAATCACAAAGACCTGCAAAACTTGTTTATGATAGAAAAGATTCCGCAATCGCTAAAGCTAAAAGAGAAGACTTTGATTGGGATAAAATTTTCGAAGGAGCAGAATGGTTCCATTTCTCAGGAATAACTCCAGCTCTTTCAGAAGAATGCGCAAAAATCACATTAGATGCTGTAAAGTCTGCTAAGAAAAAAGGATTAACAGTAAGTATAGACTTAAACTATAGAGAAAATTTATGGGATGCACCTACTTTTAGTAAGGCAATAAGAGAGCTTTTACAATATTGCGATGTAGCTCTTGGAAGTATGGAAGAAGCCGAAATGGCTATTGGTGAAGGAATCGGTGAAGATTGTAACACTGTACTTAAAAAGTTTGTAGAAAAATTCGGCCTTAAATATGCTACAATTATATTACGAAACCGATTTACAGCAGAAGACGTAGATTGGACAGCTGTACTTTATGACGGAAAAGATTTTTACAATGCTAAAAAATATGATATACATGTTGTAGATAACATCGGCGGAGGAGATGCTTTTGCTGCATCACTTATATACGCTATAACATCTAAGCTTTCAAATCAAGAAATAATAGAATTTGCAACAGCTGGTTCATGCTTAAAATATAGTATGAATGGTGACGTTAACCTTTCAACTGTAGAGGAAGTTGAAACTCTTATGAATGGTGACGGTTCAGGAAAAGTAAGCAGATAA
- a CDS encoding IS256 family transposase produces MNEGKRNIISALIDEYDIQSAEDIQEALKDLLGGTIQSMLEGEMDEHLGYEPYERAETTNSRNGKKQKRIRSKYGEMNIDVPQDRESSFEPKIVQKHQKDISGIEEKIISMYAKGLSTRQISEQIEDIYGFEVSEGMVSNITNKLLPEIEAWQHRPLSTVYPIVFIDAVHFSVRENNVIRKLAAYIILGINNEGRKEVLSINIGENESSKYWLSALNELKNRGVQDILILCADGLTGIKESISVAFPNTEYQRCIVHQVRNTLKYVSDKDKKEFAKDLKTIYHAPSEEIAYKQLEEITGKWEKHYPNSMKSWKSNWDAISPIFKFSADVRKVIYTTNAIESLNSTYRRLNRQRTVFPSDTSLLKALYLATFEATKKWRLPLRNWGKVYGELSIMYEGRLTE; encoded by the coding sequence ATGAATGAAGGAAAAAGAAATATTATATCAGCTCTTATAGACGAGTATGATATTCAGTCAGCTGAGGATATTCAGGAAGCTTTAAAAGATCTATTAGGTGGAACTATTCAATCTATGCTTGAAGGTGAAATGGACGAGCATTTAGGCTATGAACCATATGAACGAGCCGAAACTACAAACTCAAGAAATGGGAAAAAACAAAAAAGAATTCGAAGCAAATATGGTGAGATGAATATAGATGTACCACAGGATAGAGAAAGTTCTTTTGAACCTAAAATAGTACAAAAACACCAGAAAGATATTTCTGGTATAGAAGAAAAAATTATTTCTATGTATGCTAAAGGATTAAGTACCAGACAAATTTCAGAACAAATTGAAGATATATATGGGTTTGAAGTTAGTGAAGGAATGGTTTCAAATATAACCAATAAACTTCTTCCTGAAATAGAAGCATGGCAACATAGACCTTTATCTACAGTATATCCAATTGTTTTCATTGATGCAGTTCATTTTTCCGTAAGGGAAAATAACGTTATACGTAAGCTTGCAGCTTACATTATTCTTGGTATAAATAATGAAGGCAGAAAAGAAGTACTTTCTATAAATATTGGAGAAAATGAAAGCAGTAAATATTGGCTTAGTGCTCTCAATGAATTAAAAAATAGAGGTGTTCAAGATATCCTTATCCTTTGTGCAGATGGTCTTACAGGGATAAAGGAATCTATATCAGTAGCTTTTCCAAATACTGAATATCAACGTTGTATAGTTCATCAAGTAAGAAATACATTAAAGTATGTTTCTGATAAAGATAAAAAAGAATTTGCAAAAGATTTAAAAACTATATATCATGCACCTTCTGAGGAAATTGCATATAAGCAATTAGAAGAAATCACTGGAAAATGGGAAAAACATTATCCTAACTCAATGAAAAGCTGGAAATCAAATTGGGATGCTATTAGCCCTATTTTTAAGTTCTCTGCTGATGTAAGAAAAGTTATTTATACTACAAATGCAATCGAAAGTCTCAACAGCACATATCGTAGATTAAATAGACAAAGAACTGTATTTCCAAGCGATACATCACTTTTAAAAGCTTTATACCTTGCTACTTTTGAAGCTACAAAAAAATGGCGTTTGCCACTAAGAAATTGGGGTAAAGTGTACGGTGAATTATCCATTATGTATGAAGGACGACTTACTGAATAA
- a CDS encoding STAS-like domain-containing protein has protein sequence MEKTINVKNMLGDKFSCQDAVVLRYHILKNKGENVTLDFAGLGNVPTTFFYNLFSELLYSNDRNYISDHIKVKNLANMNDYNRVIKGTTVSS, from the coding sequence ATGGAAAAAACAATAAATGTTAAAAATATGTTAGGTGATAAATTCTCTTGTCAGGATGCAGTTGTGCTAAGATACCACATTCTAAAGAACAAAGGTGAAAATGTAACTTTAGATTTTGCAGGTTTAGGCAATGTTCCCACAACATTCTTTTACAACTTATTTTCAGAACTGTTATATAGCAACGACAGAAATTATATATCAGATCACATCAAAGTTAAAAATTTGGCAAATATGAATGATTACAATAGAGTAATAAAAGGCACTACTGTTTCTTCTTAA
- a CDS encoding spore coat protein has product MNSTMNMMTEKDLTEDLLSSEKHLISSYSTGITESSCQNLRNVLVNNLKSSEDEQYKIFDAMKQKGWYPTKDAQDSEVQQVKTDATNLSRDIR; this is encoded by the coding sequence ATGAATAGTACAATGAATATGATGACTGAAAAGGATTTAACAGAGGATCTTTTATCTTCTGAAAAACATTTAATATCTTCTTATAGTACAGGGATCACTGAATCCTCTTGTCAAAATTTAAGAAATGTTTTAGTAAATAACTTAAAGTCTAGCGAAGATGAACAATACAAAATTTTCGATGCTATGAAACAAAAAGGTTGGTATCCTACAAAAGATGCTCAAGACAGCGAAGTTCAACAAGTAAAAACTGACGCTACTAATCTATCAAGAGATATAAGATAA
- a CDS encoding glycoside hydrolase family 65 protein yields MKRYFDLDSWNIVQNYFKDEDNEFCESIFSIGNGYMGQRGNFEEDYTGESLQGSYMAGIYYPDKTRVGWWKNGYPEYFAKVINSTNWIGIKVEVNGENLDIAKGEIEEFKRVLNMKEGYLLREVVLKYKGKRIQIKSKRFVSVKDKEIGVLRYSITPLDSDCEVCFLPYLDGDIKNKDANYGEKFWDEVSKKIEDDRAQLVIKTKKLDFYLCSSMKYDVFKNGEKCNVEYENIEKNKFVGSKIKLKVKRAEEVEIFKYVSNVTSRDFLVTDLIDKGNEILDRALKKGFDKLIYEQREALKDKWEKSDIVIEGDEEAQQAIRYNIFQLNQTYTGEDSRLNIGPKGFTGEKYGGSTYWDTEAYCLPFYLATEDMSVARNLLLYRHNQLGRAKENAKKLGFKKGALYPMVTMNGEECHNEWEITFEEIHRNGAIAYAIYRYTNYTGDTEYLFKYGIEVLVEISRFWEERVSFSEEKNQYVILGVTGPNEYENNVNNNWYTNRIAVWTLEYTVKVLEEFKENIKLKVAEEEISKWKDIIANMYYPKNDKLDIFLQQEGYMDKEQLTVEDIPKEERPINQNWSWDRILRSCFIKQADVLQGMYFFQHLYDEDTIRRNFDFYEPKTVHESSLSPCVHSILACKLKRPDKAYELFLRTARLDLDNYNNDTEDGCHITSMAGTWMSVVEGFGGFKVENNMISLSPILPSKWKEFSFRIVFREVMLMVRVSENVIEVENESDKELELIIVGNEYKVDGGKNISVDR; encoded by the coding sequence TTGAAAAGATATTTTGATTTAGATTCATGGAATATTGTGCAAAATTATTTTAAAGATGAGGACAATGAGTTTTGTGAGAGTATTTTTAGTATTGGCAATGGATATATGGGGCAAAGAGGAAATTTTGAAGAAGATTATACGGGAGAAAGCCTTCAAGGAAGCTATATGGCTGGTATTTATTATCCTGATAAGACAAGAGTAGGTTGGTGGAAAAATGGTTATCCTGAATATTTTGCAAAGGTGATTAATTCTACAAATTGGATTGGTATAAAGGTGGAAGTTAATGGCGAAAATCTGGATATAGCTAAAGGTGAGATTGAAGAATTTAAGAGAGTTTTAAATATGAAAGAGGGATATCTCTTAAGAGAAGTAGTATTAAAATACAAGGGTAAAAGGATACAAATTAAGTCTAAGAGGTTTGTAAGTGTAAAAGATAAAGAGATAGGAGTATTAAGGTATTCAATAACCCCTCTTGATTCTGATTGTGAAGTCTGTTTTTTACCATATCTTGATGGTGATATAAAAAATAAAGATGCTAATTATGGAGAAAAATTTTGGGATGAGGTTTCTAAAAAGATAGAGGATGATAGAGCACAGCTTGTAATAAAAACTAAAAAATTAGATTTTTATCTTTGTTCCTCCATGAAGTATGATGTGTTTAAAAATGGTGAGAAATGTAATGTTGAATATGAAAATATTGAAAAAAATAAATTTGTAGGAAGTAAAATTAAATTAAAAGTTAAAAGAGCGGAAGAAGTGGAAATATTTAAATATGTCTCAAATGTAACTTCTAGGGATTTTTTGGTTACTGACCTTATAGATAAAGGAAATGAAATATTAGATAGGGCATTAAAAAAAGGATTTGATAAACTTATATATGAGCAGAGAGAAGCTTTAAAGGATAAGTGGGAAAAAAGTGATATAGTAATAGAAGGAGATGAAGAAGCCCAGCAAGCTATAAGATATAATATATTTCAACTAAATCAAACTTATACAGGTGAAGATTCTAGACTTAACATTGGACCAAAGGGATTTACAGGTGAAAAGTATGGAGGTAGTACTTATTGGGATACAGAAGCATATTGCCTTCCGTTCTATTTGGCAACTGAAGATATGAGTGTTGCAAGAAATCTATTATTATATAGGCATAATCAGCTTGGACGTGCAAAAGAAAATGCTAAAAAACTAGGCTTTAAAAAAGGTGCACTGTATCCCATGGTAACTATGAATGGGGAAGAATGTCATAATGAATGGGAAATTACCTTTGAAGAAATACACAGAAATGGAGCTATAGCGTATGCCATATACAGGTATACTAATTATACAGGTGATACTGAATATTTATTTAAATATGGTATTGAAGTTTTAGTTGAAATATCTAGATTTTGGGAAGAAAGAGTAAGTTTTTCAGAGGAAAAAAATCAATATGTTATTTTAGGTGTTACAGGTCCTAATGAGTATGAAAATAATGTTAATAATAATTGGTATACAAATAGAATTGCAGTTTGGACATTAGAATATACAGTTAAAGTTCTAGAAGAATTTAAAGAAAATATAAAGTTAAAAGTTGCAGAAGAGGAAATTTCAAAGTGGAAGGATATTATAGCTAATATGTATTATCCTAAAAATGATAAGTTAGATATATTTCTTCAGCAGGAAGGATATATGGATAAAGAGCAGCTTACAGTAGAAGATATTCCTAAAGAAGAACGTCCAATTAATCAAAATTGGTCCTGGGATAGGATTTTAAGATCCTGTTTTATAAAGCAAGCAGATGTACTTCAGGGAATGTATTTTTTTCAGCATCTATATGATGAAGATACCATAAGAAGAAATTTTGATTTTTATGAGCCAAAGACAGTACATGAATCTTCTTTATCACCATGTGTACACTCTATTTTAGCTTGTAAATTAAAGAGACCAGATAAAGCGTATGAGCTTTTTCTTAGAACGGCTAGATTGGATTTAGATAACTATAATAATGATACAGAGGATGGGTGTCATATTACGAGTATGGCTGGAACTTGGATGTCTGTAGTAGAGGGTTTTGGTGGCTTTAAGGTGGAGAATAATATGATTTCTTTAAGTCCAATATTACCATCAAAGTGGAAAGAATTTTCTTTTAGAATAGTGTTTAGAGAAGTGATGCTGATGGTGAGGGTAAGTGAAAATGTTATAGAAGTAGAAAATGAAAGTGATAAAGAGTTGGAATTAATTATTGTAGGAAACGAGTATAAAGTAGATGGAGGAAAAAATATTTCAGTAGATAGATAA